The Toxoplasma gondii ME49 chromosome XII, whole genome shotgun sequence genome includes a region encoding these proteins:
- a CDS encoding hypothetical protein (encoded by transcript TGME49_218370), whose translation MPGSVSDFGWSVTGSIPRERSSGTLSFVFGKNSLCISSLSDAHDSEIPPCRMMDKAESTGKEDSLKSVSLRGSAKSSLFSSTAGNTNASKTLSEKRSNEFCGTASATPTFVSTSPETLGDPQSSPPKSRMSSTKRKINEKILNSSHSLSTTASSSPDPFASAVAPSIESSGIDSTFRSVSESISRNSEKHQSFGLSISFAASGTGVMGTRKSSATRTNRRNNGGTGGQETSAESRSVFSNACYWSPCRNPQIAGGFHPNGWFLWTVVPAYVVYRVVRKVLDWVFTPEGPEEGSPEALAMRKREEKLQRKLKSGRVQLIR comes from the exons ATGCCAGGAAGTGTGTCTGATTTTGGCTGGAGTGTGACCGGGTCCATACCCCGTGAGCGTTCGAGCGGCACACTCAGTTTTGTCTTCGGGAAAAATTCTTTGTGTATATCATCTTTATCTGACGCTCATGACTCGGAAATACCTCCGTGCAGAATGATGGACAAGGCAGAATCAACCGGAAAAGAGGATTCCCTCAAGAGCGTTTCGTTGCGAGGATCTGCCAAATCATCCCTTTTCAGCTCAACGGCGGGAAACACGAACGCGAGCAAAACGTTatcagaaaaaagaagcaacGAATTCTGTGGCACAGCTAGTGCAACACCAACATTCGTCAGCACGTCACCAGAAACGCTGGGAGACCCGCAATCTTCCCCACCCAAAAGCCGGATGTCTTCGACCAAACGAAAGATTAACGAGAAAATCTTGAACTCCTCACATTCTCTGTCTACAACAGCCTCATCCTCTCCAGATCCGTTCGCAAGCGCGGTGGCCCCCTCGATTGAATCCTCAGGCATAGATAGTACATTCCGGTCCGTGTCTGAGAGCATCTCgaggaacagcgagaagcaTCAAAGTTTCGGCTTGTCAATATCGTTTGCAGCCTCTGGTACAGGTGTGATGGGCACAAGGAAGAGCTCAGCAACAAGAACAAAT CGACGGAACAATGGCGGGACAGGCGGACAAGAAACGTCAGCAGAAAGCCGCAGCGTATTTTCAAACGCATGCTATTGGAGTCCTTGTCGCAACC cgcAGATAGCGGGTGGCTTTCACCCCAACGGCTGGTTTCTCTGGACGGTGGTGCCTGCGTACGTCGTGTACAGAGTTGTGAGAAAAGTTCTCGACTGGGTGTTCACACCTGAGGGTCCTGAGGAAGGCAGCCCGGAGGCACTAGCcatgaggaagagagaggagaaactcCAGAGAAAACTGAAGAGTGGACGTGTGCAGCTCATTAGATGA